ctgtaatgagatctggtgccctcttctggcctgcagccatatatgcaggcagaacattgtatacataataaataaataaatctttttttttaaaaaagagagaataaaaataacactTCTAGCTTGAGTttgtaataatgaaataaaacaatcatACTTGATGCCATTGTCCCACACAACAAAGTCTTGATAATGTTAGAACTTCTTCGGTTTCCATCATGAGACCATTTTGTGAAACAAAGCAGATTGCTGAGAAGTAGGAAAATTAACTGAATGCAGCACGTAGCAATCTGTGTTCAGGACCTAGAACGAAGTTCTCTGGTGATTAGTGAGCTGCTGTGATGTAACACCTGAGAAAatacacagaaggaaaggagggttGGTTTAGGTTCACAGTGTGAAGGTGCAGTTCATGGGGGGGGACCACAGTGGGGGGAAACTCTGGTTCACAGTGTGAGGCAGAGCTCATGAGGGGGACACAGTGGGGGAGGGTGAGGTTCAGTGTGAGGTGCAGCTGGGGGGGGGACAGTGGGGGTGTGAGGTTCACAGTATGAGCTGCAGCTCACAGGTTGGGGGGGCACAGTGGGGGAGTGTGAGGGTCACAGTGTGAAGATGCAGCTCATGGTGTGAGGGGAAGCCCAGTGAGGGAATGTGAGGCAGCTGATATGTTgtatccacaaacaggaagcagagagaacaatgcTGTTCCtcacttggctttttccttttcctccagtctgggaccccagcccatagaatggtgccacccatgttTATTTAAGGTAGGGTTTTGCACCTCAGCTAACCCAATCTAGGAAAttcctcacagatatgcccaaaGATTTGTCTTGAAGGtgattctagatcttgtcaagttgataTCTAAACCATCACAGGGGGATCGGCTGGAACTGAGATGTTGCCAGTGGGTGGGCTGACAATATGTGGTTGTTTGatttttctaaacattttatCATGCATGAAGCTTACTCATCCCTCAGCCTCAATGGTTACCAACATTCTAATCATCTGGCTATGACATCACCCTCTTTTCTGTGATATTGGGAATGAAACCCAAGGCCTTACACATCTTGGCTTAGATTCAGGTGACTCCGTGACAGTGGGAGATTGTTCATCTCTGGGTGGATCTGGAAGCAGAGGGCATGGGCCTGAATTGGCTAGAGTTACAAGGCCCGCCCTCTAGTGACCCGtttcctccagccaggccagaCTTCCAGAAGGTTCCACAtgtccaaacagcaccaccaactggggccccagtattcaaacatgtgagtctGTGGTCACACATACTTAAAGCACAACACTTGGCTGTAGACAATGTTCAACTTGACCCAAGAGTAGAGTAAATCAGAAAGTTTTGGACTGTTGTGAGGTCCCAGAGGTAAAGGCTCCCGCCATCAAGCCTGACCACCTGTGGAAAGAAAGAGCCAACTCCacgaaattgtcctctgatctccacagatgtgcatgctctgtctgtctctgtttctatatctgttcctttgtctttctcatacaatgtaataaaaattaaaaattctcattCTACTGGTATCAATACAAATCAGTGGCTTTCTGCTCTGAGAAGGACCAGACAGGTGGATGGGAGGTGTGACAGAGagtgggtgctggagaggaggGTGAAGTCACCCCACCTTGCCTGGCCCACACAGTCCCTGGCCCCTCTCTTGCCACATGATTGTAAGTTAGAGCAAGTCACCAGAAGTCAGAATCCCAACTGAGCCTGAGTCTGCTTCCACCATACATCTGTTCTTCGACTCTCAGGGAGACAGTTTCATGACCTTTGATTTCCAGCCGTGACAGATGTATGGTACGTGTGGCCTGCTCTCTTTGCCAGGGTGGTGTCAGGATCCAGATGGCTCTCTGCAGTGCCAGAGGGTTACAGTTAGGGGACTGAGGGTGGGGTGTTCTTTCAGATGAGGAGGTATGGAGGAGCGTCCGCTGCCAGGGAGCAGCCGTGTGAGAAGTGTGGATGGATGCACCCGCCcgtttgcttttctctcttttttttgtgcTCATCCAAGCAGAGCATATGCTGAGACCATCGTTCCTCTCTCCCGTGGGACCCAGAGATGTGGACTCATGCTTCAGATTACAGTCAAGTGCTGATTTCTGACCTTTCAGTTGGAGGATGCAGCTCCAAGCGGCCAGTAGTGCCTGAGAGAGCCTGGGCACTGAGCAcgcttccctctgtccttcctacAGGTTGGTGAATTCCGGCCTTACTTCCATATGTTGTTCAGCTCTGACCTCCGTGCTCAAAGCCAGCCGGAACCTCACACACCTCTACCTGCGAAACAATGCTCTTGGAGACACGGGGCTCCAGCTCCTCTGTGAGGGACTCCTGCACCCCAACTGCAAGCTGCAGATGCTGGAGTGAGTTCGTGGGTGACTGAGGTGTTGGGAATATGTGGTGTGAGGGAGACTGCACAGTGACCATGAGGCAAATCTGAGCCTGAGGCGTGAGGTGTCTTTCTAGATGGTGTAAAGCTTAAACGTTTCTGCCAACCCCAGGcctcaaaaccacaaacaaattcACATGGTATGGCATTGGTATTTTGTGGAAATCTGGAGGaaacagcatttttaaaatgtcagttaaCATATTTCTGATACTATTTTGGTCTGCACCATCCAGTACATTGGGAAAAGAAACTTCCgcggagggtggggtgggggtggggacaacaATACTGTATAAAGCTGTTTCAGGCTGCTCATTCCCAGGCTTTTCATGCATGGGAACAATGCAGGCTAAGATCTTGGAGAGCAGGAGGGATGGATTGTTGAGGATATTTTCTTTACATCACCCTCCTTTTTTTTGAAGATTAGACAACTGCAGCCTCACCTCACACTGCTCTTGGAGTCTCTCCAAAATGCTGACCCGCAACCGGAGCCTTCGGAAGCTGAACCTGGGCAACAATGACTTGGGTgacctgggtgtggtgatgctCTGTGAGGTTCTGAAGCAGCAGGGCTGCCTTCTGCAGAATCTACAGTGAGTGCATTCTGCAGAGCTCCACATGAGGGGGTCAGAGTGCTGAGGGGAAGGTGACCACCAGATAAAATTCAGAACTTCCCTGGATTAATTTGCAAGTGAGGTTAGATGGTTCTGGGCCAGTTgttgcagatttttaaaaatacagcgcTATAGGAAAAGAGATACCCAGCAGCATCCAGATATTCAGGCTAGATTCAATTGGATGTGAAAAGACTTTCCATCCTGGAAAAAACCCAACAATTTCTTACAAATAAATGCCGGTCATGTGGCTGCTTTTCATTTAGACTTGCTTTTCTTTAAGGATGGGAAGTTTTTCACACTCAATTGATTCCCGGGTGGTTTAAAATCTGGAAAGCCTAGAGCAGAATGAACAAGAACCAAGAAAAGATGATTCATAGACAGCCAGAGCCATATGTCAAGGGGTCCCGGACGCCTCCGTGAGCTTGTAGCTCTTAGTATGAATGGGACCAGATCACTGGGAAGAGAGAGCTGGGGATACAATGGAGCCCAGAGCGATTGTCATGACTGAGCTGGGGGCTCAGGCTCAAAATAGCCTGGGGATTCTTAGATGTAGCCAGCTTGTATTAGTTAGCagcgaaaacaaaacaaaacactctcgATTAGGTGACTTACACAGCAGGAATTTATTTAACCACAGCTCTAGAAGCCAGAATGTCTAGAACGAGGCTCGGCTTATTTAGTTGCTGGAAAAGGGCTCATTTTCACTCGCAGAGGACTGACTGTTTCACAATGTGCCCACACTCCAGGTGAGGCAAGGAGAGAACTTGTTCCCTGATGTAAGGGTTCTAATCCCGTCACAAGGACTCTATTCTTACACTTTCATCCAACCCCAGTCACCACCTGAACACCTTACCTATCACCACATTTCAGGATAGGACTCCAACACACGCGCATTTTGAGGGTGTGCAAACAATCAGTTCACAGCTCAACCAGACGCTGTTGGAAAAGAAGTAGGACCAGTGGTCCATTTCCTTAGTTAACTTTCAAGGACACGTTAATAAAGAGGGTGAATTCGGTACttgagctggctgtggtggctcacaccgataatcctagcactcaggaagtggaggtaggaggatttcTAATTTTAGGAACAGCCTCACTACATAACAAGATcctgaattaaaaaatatgtgcAGACTATTTGAGAGGCATTGCTAAGAAATTGCAATGTGTAGATTTGTAGGAGATCTCGGTTGGATAAACATATTGTAAAACATTTCCAAGACAACTGAGGAAATTTAAACATACACTGGACATTGATAGTAAGGTGTGAGAGAACATTGCAGTTATCTTATAAAAAGTGTTGGTCATTAAATATTACACAGTGAAATAACTATAAATACATGGAGTCAAGGCATCCATTCAAGTAGGTGCGGGAGGCCAATAGACGAAGCATGGTCGGCCATGGCTGCTTGAACTGTTGAATCTGGGAAAGGACAAGAGGctcctggcctcaaattcactagtAGCCCAGGCTTCCCTTGAACTGTGCTACTCTTCCTGCTGAAGCCTCCCAAGGGCTCACATTATGGGTCTACACCTCCACACCAGATGAGCTGACATTTTAAAGGCCCAGTTCCCAGTTTTCTGACCAGTCTAACCCaaagctttctttctgttttttcagGTTGtgtgaaatgtattttaattatgaaaCAAAACATGCCTTAGAAGTGCTTCAGGAAGAAAAGCCTGAGCTGACTATTGTCTTTGAGCCTTCTTGGTAGGCGTGGAAACAGGACTGCCAGGTGCCAAGGCCTGCTCCGTGCCCCAGAGCATCCCATTCTTCACGGttataatccctcctcctccaccatcaGGACCACAGCCAGGGTTCTTCCAACTCAGGGTCTGGAGCAAAGGCTCGTGTGGGGAGCCGAGCAcgttttccccagggaagacatCGATAGTGTGAAACTGCCAGAGGATGCGGCCGTCATATCCTCAGTCGGCAAGGTGTTCCCTCTTGGTGTCCTCATGGAACCAACTTATAGAACATTTTCTGTCCTTTCCTCCCCCAATGCTGGTTTTTTTAaatctccccctccttcccccactctTCCCCCTCATGTTctttacattgtttttgtttttctgttaactGACCGTACCGTCTAAGCAGCTGGCTATGCGCTAAATGGCAAGTTTGTGGTAGCCATTTATCtactcatttgtttttatttttatagttatgtTTTTTGTTTAGCTACCTGAAAACCCAGAGATttataaaaaatctatttttatatttattgtatgtatgtactgcttttttaaattaaaaaaaatgtgtctagaattcttttatgttatttgtccaaactactaaaaataaatcactttgaacatttaaaatacctttttGCAAAATGATTCAACTTTGGTTAATGAGGGGAAAAAATGCCATCACTCAGATTTTGGAGGAGGGGTTTCAGCTGTCCCAGCGCAGAGGTCAGCTCTACACTGGGGAAGGTCAGACAGCATGGAGAAGTGATCTTAGGACATCCTCAAATAGAAGAATAACACAGAAAACGCACCTTGCCCATGGTGGACAGCAGCTCACCCGAGGTTTACCCATTTGAAGAGCAGCTCCTTCCTAAGCAGCACAGAGTACTAAATCACGAACACATACCGACCAATTGCTCTGCACACAGGAGCAACTTTTAAACCATACAGCGTTGTTCAGAGTGGAAATGTTGTTTCATATTGTCCAGTGGACCCTCTAGACTTTTGCCATGGAAATGTGGTTGGTGAACTGTTAATATAGGAGATCATGCAAGGGTCAAGCAGCCATGCCACTAAACACTCTCTTTAGATAAACTGCCCTTAAAAAACAGCCTATTTTTTTCCATTGACCTTATGcacgcccccccacccccactccaccacTCTGGTGCTGATGTTGCAGGCAGATGCCACCATGCCACCATGTGATGCTGGAGCTCAAACCCAGTTCTTTGTGGATGCTTGGCAAGCATCCCACCAATTGAGCTATAGCTTCCTAGAAAGACTAATTTAATAAGGAAAGTTATGTGGTACATAATTCAGTGCAAACTCTTGGTCTgcttaggagtgtgtgtgtgtgtgtgtgtgtgtgtgtgtgtgtgtgtgtgtgtgtgtgtgcagtagtagtagcagcagtaATGATGGTGATTGAACGCCAGTTCTGAGCTGTACCCCAAGCCTCTGTCTAGGGCTTTGACTATCTACGAATTTGCTTTCTGTATCATAGTAACCTGAATCGTGACACATATCTCCCTGTTGTCAAAATTTGACATGCATTATAAAAATCCAGTTTTTGTTTCTATTACATATAAGTTTGTTATGTAATCATGCTTTAATTTACTTGTGAGTTGAATCACTTAAATACTTTATAACTCTAAGTAAAAGACACTCTGAGGacttgagagatgactcagtggttaagagcactggttgctcttccagaggacctgggttcgatccccaatacccacatgctggctcataACCACGTGTAGCTCTAGTTTCagagggtctgacaccctctttgaCTTCCATCGACAACCAtccataaaataaattgaaaataagtgtttaaaaataGAAGTCCTCTATGCTTAGCCTGTGGCATTACGCATCCATGAAAATGGATATTCTAAGGAACCTCTATTGCTCCAAGTACCTTTGCTGCTTGACacccagtgctggaatttaagaATAGgctctttttattatatttcatccTTTGAGGACCCAGCAATTTGTTCGGGGTTCTGCTGTATGGTTCTTCTGTCCAATGTTGTGGGGTATCCAGCTGGAGGATTCAGCCCCATTCAGGAGTTGAAGAGCTGGCTGCTGGCCTGGCTCACATGTGCACTACAGTCTCCACAGCATGGTCAGTCTTACAGATAATGGACATCTTGGTGACTCGGGGTACCCGAGACAATCACTAAAAGTTTCCAGGTATCTCACAACTTGGTCCAGGAAGATCTAAAGAATCTCTCACTGAGTTCTAGTGGTGAAGCAAGTCACTAAGCCTAGCCTTCCCAAAATAAAGAGTTTGAGATTGCCAATTAGCACATCTCAACACTCAATTCTCAACACTCAAAAGTGTGCAAGAATTAGGTCAAATCATTATATTGATCTATGCACTGATGATCTTTTTGGATGATTCTTATCATTTATTGACTTGTGCCTTGGGTTTGTACCATTGCTTACGGGCTCTTCTATGTTATTCTGGGACATAAAGGGTTCTGAGCTGCTATACAGTGATAGCTCTATGGAAATCCattgaggggggtggggggaaacagTGGTCCTGGATCTGGGACAGTCATTATGTTTCACATTTCTTAAATCAAAAATTTCCAGCTCTGTGACTTGCATTTGAGCTTTGCCTTTACTGttagatatttttcttcttttcctaattTTCATCCATTTATTGTTAATTTACTAGGCTTGATTACATTAATAATATCTCATCAAGGCATCAGGGTAGAAACAAAGAGCTAAGTATAAAAGGATCTTCAATGTGAAAAACAAACGCAAGGTGTTGGAGGGATGGCCCTGTGGCTAAGACTGcctactgcccttgcagaggacttcagttcaattccagATCTAgtgaatctgatgctctcttctggcctctgtgagcaactgcatgcacacatacatacccctcccccatatatacacataatttaaaaacaaatacaatctTCAAgaatagtttaataaaaagaaagaaaaccaaatgcaaataaatataagGTGCTTGCAATAGCTCCATTTCAAGCACCTTATACATGATTGTAGGATGCTTATAGGCAGCCAGTGGGATGTTTGTGAGACTCTCAGTTTCCCTGGCTACCAGAACTCTATAACAGCTGGAGCAATTACTACCACCTTTAATAATTGATTCTTATAGGAGAAGGGGAATTGCAAAGGTGATCAGATCATGAGGGTCAGGATCATACAGATTGGTACTTAAAGATGCTCAGTGTATCACCGGCATCACAGATGCCTTCTACATATGTTAGCCATAATAATCACCTTCAACATTCTTGTGTGTGGTTCTGGGGAGCAAAGCCAGGACCAGACTAGGCACcaactctatcactgagctaagcATCTCCAAGTTAAGCTCTTACACTTTTTTTATGTGATGCTTTATTGTCTTTAACATTGATCATGCTTTGTTGCCATATTCTCCTGGCAATATGCCCATCTGTAAGGTGAAGTGTGTCTGTTTTCACCAATGTCTCCTAGTCTTCTAGTCCCACAGCAGAGGATTTACAGTAGCCCTCAGTCAGTGGTGGGAAAACTTTCTGTGAAGGCAGTTTGAACccacaaagaagaaaagtcatcaatggTAACAGAAGAAGAGTGCAGTCATGTCGggtttttttttgacattttgggAAAAGCACATTTATCAAGATTTCAGTCCATGAAGAACAGATGTTTATTATAGATAAGACTGTGTGTCAGGCTCATATTGTGCACATCTGGAGTGactgcaaaggaagagaaaggcttAAAAAGAGATAAATAGGAAACGATAGAGGAAatataggaagaagaaaaaaggaaagaactagGAAATGAGGAATCCAGTAGTCTAACACGTGAGCATCGAGTCATTTACACGATTCTTGACGCTGTATGTCTTCTTAGGATTGTGCTTCAAGAATCAACCTTACTCTTAGATGTGTGACTTAAGCATCACCACCACCTAGAAGGTGAAATAGTTTGGGAtggaattgttttttgttttgggttttttttttttttaagctttcaagTCTCCTAAAGAACTTATAGTTCTAAGCATTTTTCACAgtcctgggagttgaactcaggacctcacacaCATACGAAGCAAGGACTGTACCACTGACGTATACCCCCACCTCCCAGagtccttgctcagccttctACGATTTATGCAGCTCTCCCCAGGTTAGACCTTCACGGTCCACACAGCCTCCCAATCCTTGCCAGGAGTCTTCTGAGAGCCCCCTTCACGTCCTTATTCCTCAAGGTATAGATGAAAGGGTTGAGGGTGGGAGTGATTATGGAGTAGAAGAGGGAGATAAACTTGCCCTGTTCTTGAGAGTAACTGGATGGGGGCTGCAGGTACATATAGATGGCAGGTAGGTAGAAAAGAGAAACCACCAGCAAATGGGAAGAACAGGTCCCAAAGGCCTTGTGTCGTCCCCTGGAGGACTGGATCCTCAGCACTGCCCGAGCGATGAAGCCATAGGAGAGAAGGATGAGGGCCAGAGGGACCAGTACAAAGAAGGCCACCAGTACAGCCAGCGTGGCGTCATTCACTGTGGTATCGGCACAGGACAGCTTGATCATGGCTGGCACCTCACAGAAGAAGTTGTTCAGCACCTGCTGCCCACAGAAAGGCAGCTTCACTGTCAAGATGACCTGAACAAGGGAGTTGCCAAAACCGCTGAGCCAGGCCGTCGCCACCAGCTGCTGGCAGAGCGGGCGGTGCATGATAATGGCATACCGGAGCGGCTCACAGATGGCCACGTAGCGGTCCAGAGCCATGGCGGCCAAGACAATGCACTCAGTGCAGCCCAGCCAGTGGAAAATGGCGTATTGCACGGTGCAGCCACCATAACTGATGGTCTTCCGGGAACTGCCCATGTTGACTAGCATCTGAgggacagtggtggtggtgtagcAGAGGTCCAGGAAGGAGAGGTGGCTAAGGAAAATATACATAGGGCTGTGAAGCTGGGGATCCAGCTGGGACACCGTGATGATGGCGATGTTTCCCAGCATAGCCAGAACATAAGACACCAGGAGAACTACAAAGAGTGGGAGCTCCAGCCATGGCCTGTCGGAAATGCCCAGGAGAATGAAGTCCTTTGGGGGGTCCCAGAAGTAGCTCTGGTTGTCACTGCTCATGATGAGGCATGTTCTGACAGCAATGATGAATCAAGGGAGCTTGAATGAGTGACTGTCAAAGGAGAGAGTGAATCATTTCCTCATTCCATGTTTGCTCTTCCTCAGACTGCACCCTGTCTGCCCCTTCTTTATGCAGAGACCCCCGATGGGGAGTCAGAGCAGCAGTAGGTACATCTCACACCCTTCCTACTGTGACCTCTACCAAGCCAGCCGCCTTTCTAAACTTCCACCCCCCGCATGTTacagtgggagtggggaaggAGGCTTGCTTCAGCTGCAGACATGGTGGAAGATAGAGAGGTTTCCACGTCAGAGTTCCACACAAATTTGCATTCGGTCACGACTACCACAACTCCCACCATGCCATGTTTGACTTCTCTACAAACATACTGACAGGGACACGTCCACTGTCTGAGTCGTTTTCATTTTGTCTTCCGGTAGggtagaagaaagaaatgacacaGAGCAGGAAAAGCTTTATAAGCAAGGAGGGACTCTCTTGATAAGATCACAGCCTTCTCACCTCTGGTGGCTGAGACCTGTTCCTGTGAGGATATGTTCTGGCTCTCAGGACCACGGAAGCCCTTGTCCTATGACTCTTTGC
Above is a window of Onychomys torridus chromosome 8, mOncTor1.1, whole genome shotgun sequence DNA encoding:
- the LOC118589987 gene encoding olfactory receptor 2B11, which produces MSSDNQSYFWDPPKDFILLGISDRPWLELPLFVVLLVSYVLAMLGNIAIITVSQLDPQLHSPMYIFLSHLSFLDLCYTTTTVPQMLVNMGSSRKTISYGGCTVQYAIFHWLGCTECIVLAAMALDRYVAICEPLRYAIIMHRPLCQQLVATAWLSGFGNSLVQVILTVKLPFCGQQVLNNFFCEVPAMIKLSCADTTVNDATLAVLVAFFVLVPLALILLSYGFIARAVLRIQSSRGRHKAFGTCSSHLLVVSLFYLPAIYMYLQPPSSYSQEQGKFISLFYSIITPTLNPFIYTLRNKDVKGALRRLLARIGRLCGP